Proteins encoded by one window of Amaranthus tricolor cultivar Red isolate AtriRed21 chromosome 4, ASM2621246v1, whole genome shotgun sequence:
- the LOC130810641 gene encoding subtilisin-like protease SBT1.7, with translation MKNMKIQKYQFPLLFIVMLLVINPYHIYILADRIHDHNERRTYIVHMDKSHMPMSFTDHHEWYYSSLKSATDSAEMLYTYNSVIHGFSTRLTDEEANSLQNQPGILSLVPEIRYELHTTRTPEFLGLGNNDHLIPASTAQGDVVVGVIDTGVWPEQKSFDDMGFGPVPVSWKGKCESGTNFKVSDCNRKLIGARFFCKGYEAVLGPIDESTESRSPRDDDGHGTHTASTAAGSASGSASLFGYASGTARGMAPHARIAAYKACWLGGCFTSDILAAMEAAIDDGVNVLSMSIGGSISDYDRDTVAVGAFSAMRNGILVSCSAGNAGPDSGILSNVAPWITTVGAGTIDRDFPAHVILGDGRNFTGASLYSGKALPNRLLSLVYAGKASNMTGSNFCMSGSLNSETISGKIVVCDRGGNSRVQKGLVVKKAGGVGMILANTEAYGEELVADAHLIPAASLGQKEAGDIKKYITSNKKPTATIGFSGTKLGVEPSPVVASFSSRGPNPITPEILKPDLIAPGVNILAGWTGKVGPSGLEGDNRHVNFNIISGTSMSCPHVSGLAALVKAAHLEWSPAAIKSALMTTAYTAYKNGKAIIDIATGFPSTPFDYGAGHVDPIAALDPGLVYDTTVDDYLDFLCALNYSSDQIKHTANQEYRCSKAKKYRIEDLNYPSFAVNLETASENRDSKAVSTVKFTRTLTNVGTPATYKALVSAHSTSVKVVVEPETLSFNRVNEKKSFMVTVSAESMPSGSTGFAHLTWSDGKHTVSSPITFQWT, from the coding sequence ATGAAAAATATGAAGATTCAGAAATACCAATTTcctttattattcattgttatgCTTTTAGTTATTAATCCCTACCATATTTATATCTTAGCAGATAGAATACATGATCATAATGAGAGAAGAACATACATAGTACATATGGATAAGTCCCATATGCCAATGAGTTTTACAGACCACCATGAATGGTACTATTCTTCCCTTAAGTCCGCAACAGATTCTGCAGAGATGCTGTACACATACAACAGTGTAATTCATGGGTTCTCGACGAGGCTAACCGATGAGGAAGCGAACTCACTACAAAATCAACCAGGGATTCTGTCACTTGTGCCAGAAATTCGGTATGAGCTTCACACAACTCGAACGCCCGAGTTTTTGGGGCTTGGAAACAATGATCATCTCATCCCTGCATCGACTGCACAGGGTGATGTAGTCGTTGGGGTGATCGACACAGGAGTGTGGCCCGAACAAAAGAGCTTCGATGACATGGGTTTCGGCCCTGTGCCTGTTTCTTGGAAGGGAAAGTGTGAGTCAGGCACAAATTTTAAGGTGTCAGATTGTAACAGAAAGCTTATAGGAGCAAGGTTTTTCTGCAAGGGGTATGAAGCTGTTCTTGGGCCAATCGATGAATCGACAGAGAGTAGATCACCAAGGGATGATGATGGTCATGGGACTCATACAGCAAGTACAGCAGCAGGTTCAGCTTCTGGGAGTGCTAGTCTGTTTGGATATGCAAGCGGGACAGCTCGAGGGATGGCCCCACATGCTAGGATTGCAGCATACAAAGCTTGCTGGTTGGGTGGGTGTTTTACCTCTGATATATTAGCGGCAATGGAGGCTGCAATTGATGATGGGGTGAATGTTTTATCCATGTCTATTGGCGGTAGTATCTCTGACTACGACAGGGACACGGTTGCTGTAGGCGCCTTTTCAGCGATGAGAAATGGGATCTTAGTATCCTGCTCGGCTGGGAACGCAGGGCCAGACTCCGGTATCCTGTCTAATGTGGCTCCATGGATAACCACTGTGGGCGCTGGTACAATAGACCGTGATTTCCCAGCACATGTTATCCTAGGCGATGGGCGGAATTTTACTGGTGCGTCATTGTACAGTGGTAAAGCTCTTCCGAACAGGTTACTGTCCTTGGTTTATGCAGGAAAAGCAAGCAACATGACAGGAAGCAATTTCTGCATGAGTGGTAGCTTAAATTCTGAAACTATTTCAGGAAAGATAGTCGTGTGTGATCGAGGGGGTAACTCGAGGGTCCAAAAGGGTTTGGTGGTGAAGAAGGCGGGTGGCGTTGGGATGATCTTGGCGAACACTGAAGCCTATGGAGAAGAACTAGTAGCCGATGCACACCTCATACCGGCAGCATCTCTAGGACAAAAAGAAGCCGGTGATATCAAGAAGTACATAACATCTAATAAGAAACCAACGGCAACAATCGGGTTCTCAGGGACAAAGCTTGGGGTGGAGCCCTCACCGGTAGTAGCATCATTCAGCTCTAGAGGTCCAAATCCAATTACACCGGAGATATTGAAACCGGACCTGATTGCTCCCGGTGTTAACATCCTTGCCGGATGGACTGGTAAGGTTGGGCCAAGTGGGTTGGAGGGCGATAATAGGCATGTGAACTTCAATATAATATCGGGAACATCAATGTCATGCCCACATGTAAGCGGCCTGGCTGCTCTTGTGAAGGCTGCTCACCTGGAATGGAGCCCTGCAGCTATCAAATCAGCTCTTATGACTACAGCATACACAGCTTATAAAAACGGAAAAGCGATCATTGATATTGCCACAGGGTTCCCTTCGACACCCTTCGACTATGGAGCAGGACATGTAGACCCGATTGCAGCACTTGATCCAGGCCTAGTGTATGATACGACAGTCGATGACTATCTTGATTTTCTCTGCGCTTTAAACTACAGCTCGGACCAAATCAAGCACACTGCGAATCAGGAATACAGATGTTCTAAAGCCAAGAAATACAGAATTGAAGACCTGAATTACCCTTCGTTTGCTGTCAATCTCGAAACAGCTTCAGAAAATCGTGACAGTAAAGCAGTGAGTACTGTGAAATTTACAAGGACACTAACAAATGTAGGCACACCAGCAACGTACAAAGCTTTAGTGTCCGCGCATAGCACATCAGTGAAGGTTGTTGTGGAGCCCGAAACACTCAGTTTCAACCGGGTAAATGAAAAGAAGAGTTTCATGGTCACAGTTTCCGCGGAGTCCATGCCTTCTGGCAGTACCGGCTTTGCTCACCTGACGTGGTCGGATGGGAAACACACAGTGAGCAGCCCAATCACTTTTCAATGGACTTGA